The genomic window GGGGATGCTGAGGCGCCTTCGGCCGACGCGGCCTGGCTCGGACCCGGCTCGGCCGTGCCCGGGATAGCCTCGGCCGCCTTCACCAGCATGACCTGCAAGCGACGGAACCTCGGGGTCCTGGTGGTCGCCAGTCCCGAGCGGCATGACTTCACCGCCGAGGAACTCGGGGTCCTCTACGCGGCCGCCTCGGAGATCGCCGTCGCCGTTGAGAACGCCCAGCTTTACGCGAAGGCCAAGCGGATGGCCGAGCGGGATTCGGTGACCGACCTCCTCAACCACGGAGAGTTCTACCGGCGGTTGCGGCGGGAGTTGGTCCGGGCCGTCAATCTCAACCGCCGACTCTCGGTGCTGATGATTGACGCCGACGAGTTCAAGCGCTTTAACGACACCTACGGGCACCTCCACGGCGACCAGGCCCTCCGCGACCTCGGTCGGGAACTGAAAGCCTCCGTCCGCGACAACGACGTCGTGGCCAGGTACGGAGGCGAAGAGTTCGCGGTCATCGCCGTAGACGCCGACAGCGGGCGAGCCCACGACATGGCCGGGCGCATTAGGGACCGGGTCGCCATCCTCGGGCGGCAGTTCCGATTGCCGACGGTTAGCATCGGGGTGGCCGCCTTCCCCGAGGACGGGAACACCGCCGAGGACCTGATCAGCGTCGCCGACCGGCGCCTTTACCGGGCCAAGAGCCTGGGCCGCAACCAGGTGGTCGGGGCCGTGGAGGACTAAGCCTACCGTCCGGCCTCCAACCTTCTCCTCCAGCGCTCCACCGCCTTCTTGCCGATGAACAGTTCCGCCTCGGGGCCCGGCTGAGTCACGGCCGGGCTCCACAGTTTTATCCCTTTGGGAGGGGCGGACCTCCCCTTTCCGAAAGGCCCGTTGCGTCGTCCGAGGCCGAGACCGCGGATCCAGGCGACCAGGAAGAAGGCGACCGGCAGGACGTAGGCCATCAGGCCGCCCACGACGATGATGATCGGGATGGCCCGGAAGAGGTCATTGGTACCGTATGGTGGCAGGGCGGCGCCGGCCGCGATGACCCCGAGGGCCAGGAGGACCCAGGGCATGGCCTTCTCCGATAACCCGGTGACCTCGACGAAAGCCGTGCCCGCGGCCCACAGGCTGATCGACACGTTGCTGAAGACCAGGAAAGCCCCGCCGATGACCATAAACAGCCCAAGGCGTTCGATCAGAAATCCTTCGACGCGGATGATCCTAAGGACGCTGACCGTCGGGTAGAGGATCCGGAGGATGCCCAGTCGTCCGAAGATCCCCACGGAATCGAAGAAGACGAGCAGCAGGACGGCGAGGATGATCAGGGCGGCCACGGCCAGGGTCCGGGGGGCCAGACGAGGCTCGCGGACCATCGGGTTGACCATCAGGAGGGCGGGGGCGGCGAGAAAGACGTAGAAGGTCATGTAGGCGGCGCGGACCGTCTGGGCCAGGGCCGGCGGGTGGGTGACCAGGTAAGTGGGGTGGATCCGGCTGAGGCCAATCAGATAGATGACGACCATCATGAACAGCGCAAACGGGATCACAATCTGGACTGAGCGGGCCAAGCCCTGAAGGCCGCGGCTGGCCTGATAAACGGCGATACCGAGGATCAGGGCGATGAGGAGAGCCTCAGGCGTCTGCGGATAGAAGACGCTCTTCAAGAGCTCGGTGAAGTTCTTGACGACGAAGGAGGAAAAGAAGGCGGAGTAAAGGATCTGGGCATGGGCGAAGACCGTGCCGAGAGGCCCGGCGACAATCTGGAACGAGCCCACCGCCGACAATCCCGGAAAGAGCTGTCCCCAGCGGACGATGGCGAGGGCGATCACCGCCGCCACGGCCCAGGCCAGCACCAGGCCGTAGCCGGCGGAGGATCCTCCGGCCTGGATGGTCTCCCGCGGGAAGCTGAAGATGCCCAGCGCCAGGGTGCTGCTGATGATCAGGGATAACAGCTGGGAAGCACTGATTTTGGGGTGTGCTTGCACGGGCAACCCCCCTCGCGCCTCCGCCCAACGGCGGGGGCTTTCAATTGATCAGACCCTTGCGGACCAGTCGGACGTCGACCTTGATCTCGACCGGGACCGTCGGGTAGACCTCATCCCAATTCAATCGGGCCCAGAGGTCCGGGTCGTGGTAGAAGACGACCGACCCCAGACCCAGCGGGTCGGTCCCGAGTTCCTTCAGCTTGGCCAGGACGCTTTCGGTCTTCGCGGCCACCTCTTGCTTGACTTCAGCCCGGATCCGCTCGATGTCGGCCCGACTGACCTGCAGCCCCTCAGCCCGAGTGGCGGCCACCTCTCCCGTGCAATGGATGTCGAGCTGGAAACGGACCTGTCCGCCGCCGGTGAACACCTTGAGCTTCCGCTTGACCGTGACCCGCCTGACCTCGTCGTATTCGCCTTTCTTGGGTTCACCGACGGCCAGCTTGACATCGTTGGCTCGGCCGAGAAGGAACAGCAAAGCCTCGGTCTCCGACCGGTCGAGCCACCCCACCATCTTGTAGTCCTTGAAGAGGGCGAAGCCCTCGGTCATCAGGCCCCCCGACGTCCCCCCGACGTCGACGGTCGCGTCGCCCGAGCTCGGGAGGGGACCCGGGATGGTGGTCGTCGGCAGACCCTCGTCCTGCCCGGGCTCAACGGTCCGAATGAAGAAATCGATCAAACGGACCCTGATGGTCTCCGGGCGCTTCCGGGCCGACTCGAAGGTGCTGTTCAGGGCCAGGGCCGGAATCCTGCCCAGCGGCGTCGGCGTCTTGAGAATATCCTTGGCCCTGGATTCCCGGGCGACGACGAAGTTGGCCGTCTTGTCGACCTCCGGGGCCCGGGCCAATTCCATCATCAGCGGCTCGAGGCCGTCCCTGGCCAGGTCCTCGCCAAAGATGACCACCCGGGCCTGCCCCAGGAAGATCTCTCGGGCGACCACGGCCTGGACGCGGGCCAGGGCCCCACCGAACGTATCCGCGTCGGCGGAGACCTCGTAGTGGTCCGGGCCCTGAGACCCGCCGCTGGTCCCGCCGGCGGCCTTCGCCACCGCCGGCAGAGCGATCTGCAGGGTCACCTCGTACCGGTCGGCCTCGCCCTTGTCGATGCCGATGGCCAGGACCAGGGCCCGCTGGGTGATGGACACGTAGTCCCAGCAACCGGACACCACCAGGGGCAGAATGGCGAGGAGGGCGAGGATGAGGGCCAGTCCGATGAGCCGCCTCTGGGAAAACCGACGGGTCACGCGGAATCATCGTCCTTCGCCCCGCCCCGGGATTTCGCTCGTTGCTGGGCCAGTCGGAGGTCGGGGTGCTTGGCCGGCTGGTGATAGGGTTTTCCTCGCACCTTATCCAGGGGACGGGCGGCCAGGTCGCGGTAACGCAACGCTCTCAAGGGGGCACGAATGAAGTTGTCGAGGCTCCCACCGGGCACCGGGGGCGCCGACGGCGCCGTATAGGGCATTCCGAAGGAAGTCAGGGAGGTCAGGTGGGCCACGGTGAGAAGGCCGGCCACGACGATACCGAAGATGCCGAGAGTGGCCGCCCCGACGAGGAACAGGAAGAGGAGGATCCGCCAGGTGATCGCCAGCTCGAAGCTGGGGACGGCGAACGAAGACACGGCGGTCAGGGAGATGACGATGACCATGATGTCGCTGATCAGCTTGGCCTGGACGGCGGCCTGGCCGAGGACCAGACCGCCGACGATCCCGATGGTCTGACCCATCACTCCGGGCAGGCGCACGGTCGCCTCGCGGAGCAACTCGAAGAAGGCGATCATGATGGCCACCTCGAGGACGGCCGGGAAGGGGACCCCCTCGCGAGAACCGGCGATGCTGATGACCAGGTTCGTCGGGACCAGTTCGGGGTGGACGTCAAGGAGGGCGATGTACCCCGGAGCCAGGACGAGGGTGAGGAAGACCCCGAGATAGCGAACCAGCCTGATCAAGGTTGCCCCGGTCCACTTGTGTAAGTAGTCCTCGCTGGTCCGCATGAAGTCGCCGAGGGCGGCCGGGACAATCAGGGCGAAGGGCGTCCCATCGGTGAAGATGACCAGCTTCCCCCGGATCATCTCCATGGCGGCGAAGTCCGGCCGCTCGGTCGAGCGGATCAGGGGGAACGGGGTCACCACCGAGTCTTGGATCATATCCTCGAGGGCGAAACTGCTGGCTACCCAGTCCAACTTGATCGCCGCCAGGCGTTTTCTGGCCGTCTCGAGGACGGCCGGGTTGAGAATGCCCTTCAGGTATACCAAAGCGAGGGCCTTGGGGCTTCTGGTGCCCACCTTGGTGTATTCGACCCGCAGGTCCGGCGAGATGAGTTCACGACGGACGAGACTGACGTTGGTCACCAGGTCTTCGATGAAGGCCAGCCGGGGACCGCGGGTCGTCCGCTCGGTCTGCGGCTCGCCCAGACCCCGTTTGGGCCACCCCTGGACACCCAGGGCCAGGGCCGTCGTCGAGCCGTCGATCAGAAGGACCGCGTCGCCGCGAAGGACCGAGTCCTCAACCTTCGAGAAGGTGGTCAGCTCCTTGGCTTCGCCGATCGTCACCACCTGGGCCAAGAGGTCCTTGACCGAAGAAAGGTCGACCTGCCCCCCGGGCGGGACCGGCAGTCCGAAGGCATCCGCCCGACGCAGGGCCCCGAGGAGGTCGGTGTTAACGGTCTTCTCGTCGATCAGCCCATCGACGAAGACCAGCAGGGCCTGCGTCCCGCCGTCCCGTCCAAACCGGAGCGACCGGACGACGACATCGCCGGAGGCGGCCACGCCTTGCTTCAGTCGCTCTTCGACGTCAGCCAAGCGCGTCGGGATGGGGTTGACGGCCAATGAGGGCTCACCCCCGGGCGTCGACGAACCCCACGACGGCGGTCGGTCTTGACCACCCGGTCTTCCCGGGGTCAGTTCGTCCGAGGCCTCGCCGGCCGTGAGGCGAGTGACTCGGCCGGCGGCCGACGGGGCATCTGGCCCAAGTGGACTGGGGCTGACCGCGGCGATCGGCCGCGGTCGCAGGAGCTTGGGTGACCGCGGCGGTCTCATGACCGAGCCCCGGCGGCGACCTTACCGGAGGGCCTCAGCATCCCCCGCAGGGCCAACCACAAGAGGCCGAAAAGGGGTAAGGACAGCAGGTTCAAGCTGGCGATCCAGAAGGTGATCAGCCTCAGCTCATTGGAGGTCCGAATGAGCCCCGATGCCAGGAGGGCCGTGGCCGAGAAGATCGTAGCCATGACGGCGAAGCTCGGCTTTCTAAAGAAGGCCCAGACTCCCAGGGTTCCGGCCCAGACATCCAGGGCCATGGAGAAGCTCACCTGAATGGAGAGGATCAAGCGCAGGAAGAACTCCAGCCGTTCCACCGGGAAACTGTAGACGGCCAGTGTGGTGATGGTATACAGGAAGGGCGTGGTCGTCTCGTTGGCCCCGCCGAAGCCGAGCATGGCCAGGGGCTGAAGGATCGAGAAGACGATCGCCGACCCCCCCACGGCCTTGGCGAGGAGCATGGTCCTGATGGGCTTGACCTTCTTGTCACAATGGACCACGAGCAGCGCCGTGACCCAGCCGGCCCGGATGCCACCCAGGCTGGCGGTGAAGGCGAGGTCGCCAAGGTGCACGTTTTGGGGGTCCCAGAGCGGCAGGAGATAGCCGAGGTCCATGCGGTGCCAGGACAGCACCAAGGCAAAGAGGATTGAAGCCATCAAGAGGACCAGGACCCAGGGGGCCAGGCGACCCATCCGCACGGCCCCCGAGAAGGTCAGACCCAGGGCGGCCAGCATTGGCAAGGACGAGGCGATGATCTCGGGGGTACGAATCAGGAGCGTCCCGCTGAAAAGAAGCAAGTTGAACCGGGTGTCCAGGACCAGGCTGGCCAGAGTGAGGACAGTCATCCCGGCGATCCCGATCCGCCCCAGCCAGCCACCCTTATTCACGGCCAGTTCGATCAACTCGTGGTCCCTCAGGCGGACGGCCAGGCTCACCACCACCAGTGAGGCCACCA from Bacillota bacterium includes these protein-coding regions:
- a CDS encoding spore germination protein — its product is MAVNPIPTRLADVEERLKQGVAASGDVVVRSLRFGRDGGTQALLVFVDGLIDEKTVNTDLLGALRRADAFGLPVPPGGQVDLSSVKDLLAQVVTIGEAKELTTFSKVEDSVLRGDAVLLIDGSTTALALGVQGWPKRGLGEPQTERTTRGPRLAFIEDLVTNVSLVRRELISPDLRVEYTKVGTRSPKALALVYLKGILNPAVLETARKRLAAIKLDWVASSFALEDMIQDSVVTPFPLIRSTERPDFAAMEMIRGKLVIFTDGTPFALIVPAALGDFMRTSEDYLHKWTGATLIRLVRYLGVFLTLVLAPGYIALLDVHPELVPTNLVISIAGSREGVPFPAVLEVAIMIAFFELLREATVRLPGVMGQTIGIVGGLVLGQAAVQAKLISDIMVIVISLTAVSSFAVPSFELAITWRILLFLFLVGAATLGIFGIVVAGLLTVAHLTSLTSFGMPYTAPSAPPVPGGSLDNFIRAPLRALRYRDLAARPLDKVRGKPYHQPAKHPDLRLAQQRAKSRGGAKDDDSA
- a CDS encoding sensor domain-containing diguanylate cyclase; this translates as MRFKLPLKPFSITEGRPGDRFKHLIALMGVFVFALFSLAYGAGLTLVARQHGRITPWVGLFLLPGVAYVLWIQNVGVARFLSGMITCVKAAREIAAGDLESHIPMLKGSLTTELGAALNEVRERLAAQNEELIQLNANLEEQVRKRTLALELLSAVGAGLNESLDVGVILENSLNALTRIAGWPMAAIYILDEEELKLATDRGLPPFAGEQVKRGDPGQGLVGRAATGNGTQVWHRPGGDAEAPSADAAWLGPGSAVPGIASAAFTSMTCKRRNLGVLVVASPERHDFTAEELGVLYAAASEIAVAVENAQLYAKAKRMAERDSVTDLLNHGEFYRRLRRELVRAVNLNRRLSVLMIDADEFKRFNDTYGHLHGDQALRDLGRELKASVRDNDVVARYGGEEFAVIAVDADSGRAHDMAGRIRDRVAILGRQFRLPTVSIGVAAFPEDGNTAEDLISVADRRLYRAKSLGRNQVVGAVED
- a CDS encoding GerAB/ArcD/ProY family transporter, with the protein product MKLLVTLGHREFFSLSFIGVVCANLVFMPSAFVDAGGRMAWVMPFLALAVDLVASLVVVSLAVRLRDHELIELAVNKGGWLGRIGIAGMTVLTLASLVLDTRFNLLLFSGTLLIRTPEIIASSLPMLAALGLTFSGAVRMGRLAPWVLVLLMASILFALVLSWHRMDLGYLLPLWDPQNVHLGDLAFTASLGGIRAGWVTALLVVHCDKKVKPIRTMLLAKAVGGSAIVFSILQPLAMLGFGGANETTTPFLYTITTLAVYSFPVERLEFFLRLILSIQVSFSMALDVWAGTLGVWAFFRKPSFAVMATIFSATALLASGLIRTSNELRLITFWIASLNLLSLPLFGLLWLALRGMLRPSGKVAAGARS
- a CDS encoding Ger(x)C family spore germination protein, which gives rise to MTRRFSQRRLIGLALILALLAILPLVVSGCWDYVSITQRALVLAIGIDKGEADRYEVTLQIALPAVAKAAGGTSGGSQGPDHYEVSADADTFGGALARVQAVVAREIFLGQARVVIFGEDLARDGLEPLMMELARAPEVDKTANFVVARESRAKDILKTPTPLGRIPALALNSTFESARKRPETIRVRLIDFFIRTVEPGQDEGLPTTTIPGPLPSSGDATVDVGGTSGGLMTEGFALFKDYKMVGWLDRSETEALLFLLGRANDVKLAVGEPKKGEYDEVRRVTVKRKLKVFTGGGQVRFQLDIHCTGEVAATRAEGLQVSRADIERIRAEVKQEVAAKTESVLAKLKELGTDPLGLGSVVFYHDPDLWARLNWDEVYPTVPVEIKVDVRLVRKGLIN
- a CDS encoding GerAB/ArcD/ProY family transporter — encoded protein: MQAHPKISASQLLSLIISSTLALGIFSFPRETIQAGGSSAGYGLVLAWAVAAVIALAIVRWGQLFPGLSAVGSFQIVAGPLGTVFAHAQILYSAFFSSFVVKNFTELLKSVFYPQTPEALLIALILGIAVYQASRGLQGLARSVQIVIPFALFMMVVIYLIGLSRIHPTYLVTHPPALAQTVRAAYMTFYVFLAAPALLMVNPMVREPRLAPRTLAVAALIILAVLLLVFFDSVGIFGRLGILRILYPTVSVLRIIRVEGFLIERLGLFMVIGGAFLVFSNVSISLWAAGTAFVEVTGLSEKAMPWVLLALGVIAAGAALPPYGTNDLFRAIPIIIVVGGLMAYVLPVAFFLVAWIRGLGLGRRNGPFGKGRSAPPKGIKLWSPAVTQPGPEAELFIGKKAVERWRRRLEAGR